A genomic window from Hypomesus transpacificus isolate Combined female chromosome 15, fHypTra1, whole genome shotgun sequence includes:
- the fbxl8 gene encoding F-box/LRR-repeat protein 8: protein MNHPEDPVEQISDEEIEEEEAKVEKEGMTEVDEEEYDDEEDDQPRCGWGYLPDVCLRQVFWWLRDRDRVRAMLVCRHWHHVMHSPSLWRVRTFNFSGRISRTRRSELETAVCYAKAYGNYLEDLEIRFSHPLNSLVSRRFQQTLRTFLAALRKTGGRLRSLTINHMELDRAVWCRSVRNGLVRSLTFYLRREGSRLGQLSLRGARLNLPQGLEVLEAVAAAQQHVHLCRRPGIISLNLEDFFSQPLAVYGSPGFAHVMNRFRGLSTLTLNYSCVSDELLAALSVACQNLRGGGSLRALIVRCHVHEPHLQMISGDSWVHLARHCPDLRVQITVERILSLNNLSQILLKEIPLRSLSLTSCYFSEQDWSVKPALSSILPWYGHCLQKLTLDLNNSHESVDEEILDLVQLCPRLVYLKVWAFLHISFLDFLLQKRLDKKCCLRTIKVRIYTNKYETHDEDEQLEEVYSRYRQLILSELNYFAVSYPML, encoded by the exons atgaatcACCCGGAGGATCCTGTGGAACAAATCTCCGACGAGGAAATCGAAGAAGAGGAAGCCAAAGTTGAAAAGGAGGGAATGACagaggtggatgaagaggagtATGACGATGAGGAGGATGATCAGCCTAGATGTGGCTGGGGTTACCTCCCAGACGTGTGTTTGCGTCAGGTCTTCTGGTGGCTGCGAGACCGTGACCGTGTCCGAGCCATGCTCGTCTGCCGCCACTGGCACCATGTGATGCACTCGCCCTCCCTCTGGAGAGTCCGGACCTTCAACTTTTCCGGACGCATCTCGCGCACGCGGCGCTCAGAGCTTGAGACGGCGGTCTGCTATGCCAAAGCGTACGGCAACTACCTGGAGGACTTGGAGATCCGTTTCTCCCACCCCCTCAACTCCCTAGTGTCCCGTCGCTTCCAGCAGACCTTGAGGACCTTCCTGGCGGCGCTGCGCAAGACAGGTGGCCGCCTGCGCTCCCTCACCATCAACCACATGGAGCTGGACCGCGCCGTCTGGTGCCGCAGCGTGAGGAACGGCCTTGTCCGCAGCCTGACCTTCTACCTGAGGAGGGAGGGCTCTCGCCTGGGCCAGCTGAGTCTGAGGGGAGCCCGGCTCAACCTCCCACAGGgcctggaggtgctggaggcCGTGGCTGCAGCACAGCAGCATGTCCACCTGTGCCGGAGGCCTGGCATCATCAGCCTGAACCTGGAGGATTTTTTCTCCCAGCCGCTGGCAGTGTACGGTTCTCCAGGTTTCGCCCATGTCATGAACAG GTTCAGAGGTCTGTCCACCCTCACTCTGAactacagctgtgtgtctgatgaactgctggctgctctttctGTGGCGTGCCAAAATCTCAGGGGTGGGGGCTCCCTGCGTGCCCTCATCGTGCGCTGCCACGTACACGAGCCCCACCTGCAGATGATCTCGGGTGATTCCTGGGTCCACCTGGCCCGCCACTGTCCGGATCTACGGGTCCAGATTACAGTGGAGCGGATCCTGAGCCTGAATAATCTGAGCCAGATCCTTCTGAAGGAGATCCCTTTGAGATCTCTCAGCTTGACCAGCTGCTACTTCAGTGAGCAGGACTGGAGTGTTAAGCCTGCCCTTTCCAGCATACTGCCCTGGTACGGCCATTGCCTGCAG AAGTTGACCCTGGACCTGAACAACAGTCATGAGAGTGTGGATGAGGAGATTCTGGATCTAGTGCAGCTGTGTCCACGGCTGGTCTACCTCAAGGTCTGGGCCTTCCTGCATATCAGTTTCCTAGACTTCCTGCTGCAAAAACGCCTGGATAAAAAGTGTTGCCTCAGGACCATCAAG GTGCGTATCTACACCAACAAGTACGAGACCCATGATGAGGATGAGCAGTTGGAGGAGGTGTACTCTCGCTACAGGCAGCTCATCCTATCAGAGCTCAACTACTTTGCCGTCTCCTACCCCAtgctgtga
- the xaf1 gene encoding XIAP-associated factor 1 isoform X2 — protein MEVKKNAEEMRVCGQCNKQVAEANFALHESHCQRFLCLCPDCDEPVPREQLDQHRVDQHTQSDECDARLQCCEFCQLEVPWSSLADHSLTCGSRTELCADCGRYVTLRDQLEHALVCLQADSTPELTKKDTSVLCRSCMKTFTSEHIDQHQLTCDLYQEGSEVEDQVDIQKESLSSGLSSRLKSASFFGQGQVDAGGDREKDQISTCPHCHLALPLATLKWHEAKCQIYTSLK, from the exons ATGGAGGTAAAGAAGAACGCGGAGGAGATGCGTGTCTGTGGACAGTG CAACAAGCAGGTGGCGGAGGCTAACTTTGCACTACACGAATCCCACTGTCAGCGGTTCCTGTGCTTGTGTCCGGACTGTGATGAACCTGTCCCCAGAGAGCAACTGGACCAGCACCGTGTTGACCAGCACACACAG tcagatGAGTGTGATGCAAGGCTACAGTGCTGTGAGTTTTGCCAGTTGGAGGTGCCCTGGAGCAGCCTTGCAGACCATAGTCTGACATGCGGCAGTCGGACGGAGCTCTGCGCTGACTGTGGGCGCTATGTCACCCTCAGGGATCAGCTAGAACATGCTCTGGTCTGCCTCCAGGCAGACTCCACCCCTGAACTTACAAAGA AGGACACATCTGTGCTGTGCAGGAGCTGCATGAAGACTTTCACATCTGAACACATAGACCAACATCAG CTGACCTGTGACCTCTATCAAGAGGGGTCAGAGGTTGAGGACCAGGTCGACATCCAGAAGGAAAGCCTCAGCTCTGGGCTGAGCAGCAGGCTGAAGTCCGCCTCCTTCTTTGGCCAAGGCCAAGTGGACGCTGGAGGGGACAGGGAAAAAGATCAGATCAGCACCTGTCCCCACTGCCACCTGGCCCTCCCTCTGGCCACTCTGAAATGGCATGAG GCTAAATGTCAGATATACACCAGCTTGAAATGA
- the xaf1 gene encoding XIAP-associated factor 1 isoform X1, translating into MEVKKNAEEMRVCGQCNKQVAEANFALHESHCQRFLCLCPDCDEPVPREQLDQHRVDQHTQVKCAKCHKKVESGQLMDHKSDECDARLQCCEFCQLEVPWSSLADHSLTCGSRTELCADCGRYVTLRDQLEHALVCLQADSTPELTKKDTSVLCRSCMKTFTSEHIDQHQLTCDLYQEGSEVEDQVDIQKESLSSGLSSRLKSASFFGQGQVDAGGDREKDQISTCPHCHLALPLATLKWHEAKCQIYTSLK; encoded by the exons ATGGAGGTAAAGAAGAACGCGGAGGAGATGCGTGTCTGTGGACAGTG CAACAAGCAGGTGGCGGAGGCTAACTTTGCACTACACGAATCCCACTGTCAGCGGTTCCTGTGCTTGTGTCCGGACTGTGATGAACCTGTCCCCAGAGAGCAACTGGACCAGCACCGTGTTGACCAGCACACACAG GTGAAATGCGCGAAGTGCCACAAGAAGGTGGAGAGCGGCCAGCTTATGGACCACAAG tcagatGAGTGTGATGCAAGGCTACAGTGCTGTGAGTTTTGCCAGTTGGAGGTGCCCTGGAGCAGCCTTGCAGACCATAGTCTGACATGCGGCAGTCGGACGGAGCTCTGCGCTGACTGTGGGCGCTATGTCACCCTCAGGGATCAGCTAGAACATGCTCTGGTCTGCCTCCAGGCAGACTCCACCCCTGAACTTACAAAGA AGGACACATCTGTGCTGTGCAGGAGCTGCATGAAGACTTTCACATCTGAACACATAGACCAACATCAG CTGACCTGTGACCTCTATCAAGAGGGGTCAGAGGTTGAGGACCAGGTCGACATCCAGAAGGAAAGCCTCAGCTCTGGGCTGAGCAGCAGGCTGAAGTCCGCCTCCTTCTTTGGCCAAGGCCAAGTGGACGCTGGAGGGGACAGGGAAAAAGATCAGATCAGCACCTGTCCCCACTGCCACCTGGCCCTCCCTCTGGCCACTCTGAAATGGCATGAG GCTAAATGTCAGATATACACCAGCTTGAAATGA